The following coding sequences lie in one Populus nigra chromosome 15, ddPopNigr1.1, whole genome shotgun sequence genomic window:
- the LOC133674068 gene encoding signal peptidase complex subunit 3B-like isoform X1 produces the protein MHSFGYRANALLTFALTILALMCAIASFSDNFNFPSPSAQIQIVKFNWFQKQVHGNDEVSLTMNITADLQSLFTWNTKQLFIFVAAEYETPQNSLNQVSLWDALIPTKEHAKFWIQTANKYRFIDQGSNLRGKEFNLTLHWHVMPKTGKMFADKLVMSGFRLPEEHR, from the exons ATGCATTCGTTCGGATACAGAGCGAACGCGTTGCTAACGTTCGCCTTGACTATACTGGCGTTAATGTGTGCCATCGCTTCTTTCTCTGACAACTTCAATTTCCCTTCTCCTTCTGCCCAAATCCAG ATAGTGAAATTCAACTGGTTTCAAAAGCAGGTACATGGAAATGATGAG GTCAGCCTCACCATGAATATAACAGCTGATTTGCAGTCACTGTTTACATGGAACACAAAGCAG CTTTTCATATTTGTAGCAGCTGAGTATGAAACCCCCCAGAATTCATTGAACCAG GTGTCTCTCTGGGATGCTCTTATACCTACCAAAGAGCATGCGAAATTTTGGATTCAAACTGCAAACAAGTACCGTTTTATTGATCAG GGAAGCAATCTTCGTGGTAAGGAATTCAACTTGACGTTGCACTGGCATGTCATGCCCAAGACTGGCAAGATGTTTGCTGACAAATTAGTCATGTCTGGATTCCGCTTGCCTGAGGAGCATAGATGA
- the LOC133674068 gene encoding signal peptidase complex subunit 3B-like isoform X2: MHSFGYRANALLTFALTILALMCAIASFSDNFNFPSPSAQIQIVKFNWFQKQVHGNDEVSLTMNITADLQSLFTWNTKQLFIFVAAEYETPQNSLNQVQIGVRNLKCLSGMLLYLPKSMRNFGFKLQTSTVLLIREAIFVVRNST; encoded by the exons ATGCATTCGTTCGGATACAGAGCGAACGCGTTGCTAACGTTCGCCTTGACTATACTGGCGTTAATGTGTGCCATCGCTTCTTTCTCTGACAACTTCAATTTCCCTTCTCCTTCTGCCCAAATCCAG ATAGTGAAATTCAACTGGTTTCAAAAGCAGGTACATGGAAATGATGAG GTCAGCCTCACCATGAATATAACAGCTGATTTGCAGTCACTGTTTACATGGAACACAAAGCAG CTTTTCATATTTGTAGCAGCTGAGTATGAAACCCCCCAGAATTCATTGAACCAGGTACAAATAGGTGTTCGAAATTTAAA GTGTCTCTCTGGGATGCTCTTATACCTACCAAAGAGCATGCGAAATTTTGGATTCAAACTGCAAACAAGTACCGTTTTATTGATCAG GGAAGCAATCTTCGTGGTAAGGAATTCAACTTGA